In Nitrobacteraceae bacterium AZCC 1564, the following proteins share a genomic window:
- a CDS encoding acetylornithine deacetylase (product_source=KO:K01438; cath_funfam=3.40.630.10; cog=COG0624; ko=KO:K01438; pfam=PF01546,PF07687; superfamily=53187; tigrfam=TIGR01910), with the protein MSLDPALRDRIIASVDEGFDQQIGLSQDLIRFPSTRAQEHAVQDFVFQTLRKRGYAMDRFEMDQEALERHPGSGAFSEEHSRAPIVVGIHRPHNETGRSLILQGHVDVVPTGPTEMWTHPPFDPVIEGDWLYGRGGADMKVGLAANISALDALRRIGLQPAATVYVQSVVEEESTGNGALMAHLRGYKADAALISEPEGERLVRANVGVLWFQIEVRGFPVHVRQMGTGANAIDAAYRVIGELRRLEEEWNAEKANHEHFKNENHPINLNIGKIEGGDWASSVPCWCKIDCRVSVYPGTSAEEAMRKITDRIAAFARSDTFLANMPPVTTFNGFQAEGYILEPGSEAEAVLGRAHKEATGKPLQTFMTAAYLDARVYALFDKIPTLCYGGLGENIHGFDERASLASTKRITKAIALFIAEWCGTEPVNP; encoded by the coding sequence ATGAGTCTCGATCCCGCCCTTCGCGATCGCATCATTGCGTCTGTTGACGAGGGTTTCGACCAACAGATTGGCCTCAGCCAGGACCTGATCCGGTTTCCGTCAACGCGGGCGCAAGAGCATGCGGTGCAGGACTTCGTCTTTCAGACGCTGCGCAAGCGCGGCTACGCCATGGACCGCTTCGAAATGGACCAGGAGGCGCTGGAGCGTCATCCGGGTAGCGGCGCGTTCAGCGAGGAGCATTCGCGTGCGCCGATCGTCGTTGGCATCCACCGGCCTCACAACGAGACCGGACGCTCGCTCATTCTCCAGGGCCATGTCGATGTGGTGCCGACCGGACCGACAGAGATGTGGACCCATCCGCCATTCGATCCTGTGATCGAGGGCGACTGGCTCTACGGCCGCGGTGGCGCGGACATGAAAGTTGGCCTTGCGGCTAACATTTCCGCGCTCGATGCCTTGCGGCGCATCGGGTTGCAGCCGGCTGCAACTGTCTATGTGCAGTCGGTGGTCGAGGAAGAGTCGACTGGCAACGGCGCGTTAATGGCGCATCTGCGTGGTTATAAGGCTGACGCCGCCCTGATCTCTGAGCCCGAGGGCGAGCGGCTCGTCCGCGCCAATGTCGGCGTGTTGTGGTTTCAGATTGAGGTTCGTGGCTTCCCCGTGCACGTGCGCCAGATGGGTACCGGCGCCAATGCCATCGACGCGGCTTACCGTGTGATCGGTGAGCTGCGGCGGCTTGAAGAAGAGTGGAATGCGGAGAAGGCAAACCACGAGCACTTCAAGAACGAAAACCATCCGATCAACCTGAACATCGGCAAGATCGAGGGCGGTGACTGGGCGTCGTCCGTGCCTTGCTGGTGCAAGATCGATTGCCGTGTCTCAGTCTATCCAGGAACGTCGGCGGAAGAGGCGATGCGCAAGATCACCGATCGTATTGCCGCGTTTGCAAGGTCTGACACCTTCCTCGCCAACATGCCGCCGGTGACAACCTTCAACGGCTTTCAGGCGGAAGGCTATATCCTTGAACCGGGGTCGGAAGCAGAAGCTGTTCTCGGGCGGGCTCACAAGGAAGCGACCGGCAAGCCGCTCCAGACCTTTATGACGGCGGCTTATCTCGATGCTCGCGTCTACGCGCTTTTCGACAAGATCCCGACACTCTGCTATGGCGGTCTCGGCGAGAACATTCACGGCTTCGATGAGCGCGCCAGCCTTGCGTCCACCAAGCGGATTACCAAGGCTATCGCCTTGTTCATTGCGGAATGGTGCGGCACCGAACCGGTCAATCCGTAA
- a CDS encoding peptide/nickel transport system permease protein (product_source=KO:K02033; cath_funfam=1.10.3720.10; cog=COG0601; ko=KO:K02033; pfam=PF00528,PF19300; superfamily=161098; transmembrane_helix_parts=Inside_1_12,TMhelix_13_30,Outside_31_100,TMhelix_101_123,Inside_124_135,TMhelix_136_158,Outside_159_177,TMhelix_178_200,Inside_201_242,TMhelix_243_265,Outside_266_289,TMhelix_290_312,Inside_313_323) has product MLSFIAQRIVKGVIVLLAIVVLNFFLIRLAPGDPAVVMAGEAGASDQVFVAQLREKFGLDKPLPEQLYRYVKGIVTFDLGFSFRQQMPVSQLILERLPATLLLTLTAFAISLIFGILFGMLAARFAGTWADTAITVLALIFYATPLFWIALIAILVFSVWMDWLPSFGYETVGANYTGFAHVLDVGAHLIMPAMTIGFFFMATYTRMTRASMLEVKRLDFVKTARAKGVSDAVIQRRHILRNALLPVVTLAGLHSGTLIGGAVLTETVFAWPGIGRLMYDALIQRDYNLLLGVFVVCSAMVLIFNLITDLVYRAVDPRINYTS; this is encoded by the coding sequence ATGCTATCATTCATTGCCCAGAGGATCGTGAAGGGCGTGATCGTCCTGCTCGCCATCGTGGTGCTGAACTTCTTTCTGATACGACTTGCGCCAGGCGATCCGGCCGTCGTCATGGCCGGCGAAGCCGGCGCGAGCGATCAGGTTTTCGTGGCGCAGTTGCGCGAGAAGTTCGGCCTCGACAAGCCTCTGCCGGAGCAACTCTATCGTTACGTCAAGGGAATCGTCACCTTCGACCTCGGCTTCTCGTTCCGCCAGCAAATGCCGGTTTCCCAACTGATCCTTGAGAGATTGCCGGCTACACTACTGCTCACTCTGACGGCATTCGCGATCTCACTGATATTCGGCATCTTGTTTGGAATGCTGGCGGCGCGGTTCGCAGGCACCTGGGCCGACACAGCCATCACCGTGCTTGCACTCATATTCTACGCGACGCCGCTGTTCTGGATCGCCCTGATAGCGATCCTTGTATTCTCGGTCTGGATGGATTGGCTACCAAGCTTCGGTTACGAGACGGTCGGCGCAAATTACACCGGCTTTGCCCACGTGCTCGATGTCGGTGCGCATCTCATCATGCCGGCCATGACGATCGGGTTCTTCTTCATGGCGACTTATACGCGCATGACGCGTGCGTCGATGCTTGAGGTTAAGCGGCTCGACTTCGTCAAGACGGCCCGCGCCAAAGGCGTTAGCGACGCCGTCATCCAGCGTCGCCACATTCTGCGTAATGCCCTGCTACCGGTCGTGACCCTCGCGGGACTTCACTCTGGAACGCTGATCGGAGGCGCCGTGCTGACCGAGACCGTCTTTGCATGGCCCGGAATTGGCCGGCTGATGTACGACGCACTGATCCAGCGCGACTACAACCTGCTCCTCGGCGTATTCGTGGTCTGCTCCGCGATGGTGCTGATTTTCAACCTCATCACCGATCTCGTTTATCGAGCGGTGGACCCGCGCATCAACTACACGTCATGA
- a CDS encoding DNA-binding GntR family transcriptional regulator (product_source=COG1802; cath_funfam=1.10.10.10,1.20.120.530; cog=COG1802; pfam=PF00392,PF07729; smart=SM00345,SM00895; superfamily=46785,48008) — translation MDQTVFFMRLISPPVGLPSLAENHLVGQVARILTQAIVQGRLPPGSKVVEAGIARELGISRAPVREAARLLERQGLLVASPRRGFFVRKLEARDIDEIYDLRICIERHAAVLAARNWTPAARDALQQQIDTLHRMADIDDPARQVEEDYRFHRLICEIAGNRRLLQLFDDLASELQMVIGLIGRLYDDPARIARTHDTLLAVIEEGHPERIEAIFSHHIDVAWREVSKLVRNIPTSDSGETL, via the coding sequence ATGGATCAAACGGTATTTTTCATGCGGCTCATATCCCCTCCAGTTGGATTGCCTTCACTGGCTGAAAATCATCTTGTTGGTCAGGTGGCTCGCATTTTGACTCAAGCCATTGTGCAGGGGCGGTTGCCTCCGGGATCAAAAGTCGTTGAAGCCGGTATCGCGCGTGAGCTTGGCATCAGCCGTGCGCCGGTGCGTGAAGCCGCCAGACTTCTTGAACGCCAAGGACTTCTGGTCGCCAGCCCGCGTCGCGGGTTTTTTGTTCGCAAGCTGGAAGCCCGCGATATCGACGAAATTTACGATCTGCGTATCTGCATCGAGCGTCACGCGGCTGTGCTTGCTGCACGCAACTGGACGCCTGCGGCCCGTGATGCGTTGCAGCAACAGATCGACACGCTTCATCGCATGGCGGATATCGATGATCCGGCACGGCAGGTCGAAGAAGATTACCGCTTTCACCGCCTGATTTGCGAAATCGCGGGCAATCGCCGCCTGCTGCAACTGTTCGATGACTTAGCATCGGAGTTGCAGATGGTGATCGGTCTGATCGGTCGTCTTTACGATGATCCTGCCAGGATCGCGCGCACACATGACACGTTGCTGGCTGTGATCGAGGAAGGGCATCCTGAGCGGATCGAGGCGATCTTCAGCCATCACATCGATGTCGCTTGGCGCGAGGTGAGCAAACTCGTGCGAAATATTCCTACGTCTGACAGTGGAGAAACCTTGTGA
- a CDS encoding peptide/nickel transport system ATP-binding protein (product_source=KO:K02031; cath_funfam=3.40.50.300; cog=COG0444; ko=KO:K02031; pfam=PF00005,PF08352; smart=SM00382; superfamily=52540; tigrfam=TIGR01727): MSNLVEIRDLNVRFTGERTAFAVNGVNLTLGQGEVLGLLGESGSGKSVTLRALMRLLPKKRSIITGQVQVAGRDVLALNDDELSAFRGQTVSMIFQEPALALDPVYTIGQQIAESVMRHEGKSHKDAMARALEMLDVVRIPSAKRRLDAYPHEMSGGMRQRAMIALALACKPKILLADEPTTALDATVQIQILLLLRELQREFGMSVIFVTHDIGVAIEICDRVAVMYAGQIVETGTLSQIVRTPMHPYARGLLSSTVHGAKRGDRLETIPGTPPSLDKQPVNCSFAPRCSSAQPRCFEALPPNIELAHNRAARCILAETA; encoded by the coding sequence ATGAGCAACCTTGTCGAGATTCGCGATCTCAATGTCCGCTTCACTGGCGAACGCACCGCGTTCGCTGTGAACGGTGTCAACCTCACCCTGGGTCAGGGTGAGGTTCTCGGGCTCCTCGGCGAGTCCGGTTCGGGCAAGAGCGTGACCTTGCGGGCGCTGATGCGGCTGTTGCCGAAGAAGCGCTCGATCATCACTGGACAGGTGCAGGTCGCGGGGCGCGATGTGCTGGCCTTGAATGACGACGAACTGTCCGCTTTTCGCGGACAGACGGTGTCGATGATCTTTCAGGAGCCGGCGCTTGCCCTCGACCCTGTCTATACGATCGGCCAGCAGATTGCTGAAAGCGTGATGCGCCACGAGGGCAAAAGCCATAAGGATGCTATGGCGCGCGCGCTGGAAATGCTCGACGTCGTCCGCATTCCCTCCGCAAAGCGCCGGCTTGATGCCTATCCGCACGAAATGTCCGGCGGTATGCGGCAGCGCGCTATGATCGCGTTAGCACTCGCCTGCAAACCGAAGATCCTGCTGGCGGATGAACCGACCACGGCACTGGATGCGACGGTGCAGATCCAGATCCTGCTGCTACTGCGCGAACTACAGCGCGAGTTCGGCATGTCGGTGATTTTCGTCACCCACGACATTGGCGTCGCAATTGAAATCTGCGATCGCGTGGCGGTCATGTATGCCGGGCAGATCGTCGAAACCGGCACCTTGAGCCAGATCGTGCGGACGCCGATGCATCCCTACGCACGCGGGCTTTTGTCATCGACGGTTCACGGGGCCAAGCGGGGGGACCGGCTGGAGACCATTCCCGGTACGCCGCCCTCCCTCGACAAACAGCCGGTCAATTGTTCGTTCGCACCGCGTTGCAGCTCGGCCCAGCCGCGCTGCTTCGAAGCACTGCCCCCGAACATCGAACTCGCGCACAACCGCGCAGCACGATGCATTCTGGCTGAGACCGCGTAA
- a CDS encoding acetoin utilization deacetylase AcuC-like enzyme (product_source=COG0123; cath_funfam=3.40.800.20; cog=COG0123; pfam=PF00850; smart=SM01236; superfamily=52768), which yields MKAVYTERHRSHDPQFYLVRGVVKRTTEQPERADRLLKGLAVGKHTLVEPTVFGQGPRARVHSPEYLRFLADAWEEWTALGDAGTEMIPNMHPVRHAATYPAHIVGKLGWHTVDTSAPMGPGTWDAVCAATDVAATAAQLVMDGEDTVYALCRPPGHHAYRDQAGGFCFLNNSAVAAAHLRLKHERVAILDVDVHHGNGTQGIFYESPDVLTVSIHADPERFYPFVWGYAHERGAGPGLGTNLNIPLPLGTKDDGYLQALGVAEKTIASFAPTALVVALGLDASEHDPLAGLAVTTDGFRRIGAAIARIGLPTVFVQEGGYLSDLLGTNLTAVLAGFEEAR from the coding sequence GTGAAGGCCGTCTATACCGAACGCCACCGCAGCCATGATCCGCAATTCTATCTTGTTCGCGGTGTGGTGAAGCGCACGACTGAACAACCCGAACGCGCCGATCGATTGCTTAAAGGTTTGGCCGTAGGCAAGCACACGCTGGTTGAGCCGACGGTCTTCGGGCAGGGTCCACGCGCGCGTGTTCACAGCCCTGAATACCTGCGCTTTCTTGCCGATGCCTGGGAGGAATGGACCGCGCTTGGCGATGCCGGTACTGAGATGATCCCTAACATGCATCCGGTACGTCATGCAGCGACTTATCCCGCCCACATCGTCGGCAAGCTCGGATGGCATACCGTCGACACGTCCGCTCCCATGGGACCGGGCACATGGGACGCGGTCTGCGCGGCAACGGACGTGGCTGCGACTGCTGCTCAACTCGTGATGGATGGCGAAGATACGGTCTACGCGCTTTGCCGGCCACCGGGACACCACGCCTATCGCGATCAGGCCGGCGGATTTTGTTTTCTGAACAACAGTGCTGTTGCGGCGGCTCATCTTCGTCTGAAACATGAGCGCGTGGCGATCCTTGATGTTGACGTTCACCACGGCAACGGCACGCAGGGGATCTTCTATGAATCGCCGGATGTGCTGACTGTCTCGATTCATGCCGATCCAGAACGGTTCTATCCCTTTGTCTGGGGATACGCGCATGAACGCGGCGCAGGTCCGGGTCTTGGGACCAATCTGAACATTCCGCTGCCGCTCGGCACGAAGGATGACGGCTATCTCCAGGCGCTTGGCGTCGCGGAGAAGACCATCGCGTCATTTGCGCCCACAGCGCTGGTTGTTGCGCTCGGCCTCGATGCTTCGGAGCATGATCCGCTCGCGGGCCTTGCTGTCACGACCGACGGCTTCCGCCGCATCGGGGCGGCCATCGCAAGAATAGGTCTGCCGACCGTCTTCGTTCAGGAGGGCGGATATCTCTCGGATCTGCTCGGCACCAACCTGACTGCCGTTCTCGCGGGCTTCGAAGAAGCGCGCTAA
- a CDS encoding hypothetical protein (product_source=Hypo-rule applied): MSKRPTAEEITATAKVAGVPVTADIATRIANSIGPAFEGFAPISGTLPFDIEPSTYVVVQLAGDRK, translated from the coding sequence GTGAGTAAAAGACCCACCGCTGAAGAGATCACGGCCACGGCCAAAGTGGCCGGCGTTCCCGTCACCGCGGATATCGCAACACGCATCGCCAACTCCATCGGGCCTGCCTTCGAAGGCTTTGCCCCCATCTCAGGGACCCTGCCGTTTGACATCGAGCCGTCAACGTACGTTGTTGTTCAACTGGCGGGAGATCGCAAATGA
- a CDS encoding peptide/nickel transport system substrate-binding protein (product_source=KO:K02035; cath_funfam=3.10.105.10,3.40.190.10; cleavage_site_network=SignalP-noTM; cog=COG0747; ko=KO:K02035; pfam=PF00496; superfamily=53850) — translation MLKKIVAGLMLSCSISAAALAQEPKMGGVINAVIQPEPPSLMLAMIQNGPTQMVAGNIYEGLLRYSPKLEPQPGLAESWTISDDAKVYTFHLKKGVTWHDGKPFTSADVLFSIDMLKQTHARARGNMMQVEKVEAPDDYTVVFTLKQPFGPFIGIFEVGSMPMFPKHIYEGTDFKTNAANNAPIGTGPFMFKEWKKGAYIHLVKNPNYHVKGKPYIDEIYWQVIPDAAARSVAFETGKVDVLPGGSVENFEVPRISKLKNTCVTGAGWEFFSPLAWMWLNNRSGPTANKKFRQAVMYAVDREFAKDVIWNGYAKIATGPSSSTLKYYTADVLKYPYDPAKAKALLKEAGYKGEKVRLQPLPYGETWQRWGEAVKQNLQDVGINVEMIATDVAGSNQRIGDWDYDIAFSYLYQYGDPALGVGRNYVSSQIVKGQQFNNVEGYSNPEIDKLFADGAVATPDSKRKEIYEKAQKILVEDVPVAWQLELQFPTITHCQIKNLITTAIGVNDGFRDAWIDK, via the coding sequence ATGCTGAAGAAGATAGTGGCCGGCCTCATGTTAAGCTGCAGCATCAGCGCAGCCGCCCTCGCGCAAGAGCCGAAAATGGGCGGCGTCATCAATGCAGTGATCCAGCCCGAACCGCCGAGCCTGATGCTGGCCATGATCCAGAACGGCCCGACGCAGATGGTCGCCGGAAATATCTATGAAGGCTTGTTGCGTTACAGCCCAAAACTCGAGCCGCAACCCGGGCTCGCGGAAAGCTGGACCATCAGCGATGACGCCAAGGTCTATACCTTTCACCTGAAGAAAGGCGTCACCTGGCACGACGGCAAGCCGTTTACTTCGGCGGACGTGCTGTTTTCGATCGACATGCTCAAGCAAACTCATGCGCGCGCCCGCGGCAACATGATGCAGGTTGAGAAAGTCGAAGCGCCGGACGACTACACGGTCGTCTTCACGCTGAAGCAGCCCTTCGGTCCATTCATAGGAATCTTCGAAGTCGGCTCAATGCCGATGTTTCCAAAGCACATCTATGAAGGCACCGACTTCAAGACCAACGCCGCCAACAACGCGCCTATTGGCACGGGTCCCTTCATGTTCAAGGAGTGGAAGAAAGGTGCTTACATCCACTTGGTGAAGAATCCGAACTATCACGTGAAGGGCAAGCCATACATTGACGAGATTTACTGGCAGGTCATTCCCGACGCAGCAGCACGCTCGGTCGCCTTCGAGACTGGAAAAGTCGACGTGCTGCCCGGCGGCTCTGTCGAGAACTTCGAAGTTCCGCGCATCAGCAAGCTGAAGAACACATGCGTGACCGGCGCAGGATGGGAGTTCTTCTCTCCCCTCGCCTGGATGTGGCTCAACAACCGCAGCGGCCCCACAGCAAACAAGAAGTTCCGCCAAGCCGTCATGTATGCGGTCGATCGCGAGTTCGCCAAGGATGTGATCTGGAACGGATACGCCAAGATCGCAACCGGTCCGTCCTCGTCGACACTCAAGTACTACACGGCTGATGTGCTGAAATACCCTTACGATCCAGCAAAAGCCAAAGCACTGCTGAAGGAAGCCGGTTACAAGGGGGAGAAGGTTCGCCTCCAGCCCCTGCCCTACGGCGAGACATGGCAACGTTGGGGTGAAGCTGTGAAACAAAATCTGCAGGACGTCGGCATCAACGTCGAAATGATCGCAACCGACGTTGCGGGTTCGAACCAGAGAATCGGCGATTGGGACTACGATATCGCTTTCTCCTATCTGTACCAGTATGGCGATCCTGCGCTTGGCGTCGGCCGCAACTATGTCAGCAGCCAGATCGTCAAAGGCCAGCAGTTCAACAACGTTGAGGGGTATTCCAATCCGGAGATCGACAAGCTGTTTGCCGATGGTGCAGTGGCAACGCCGGATTCGAAGCGCAAGGAGATCTACGAGAAGGCTCAGAAGATTCTCGTCGAAGACGTGCCGGTGGCATGGCAGCTCGAATTACAATTCCCGACCATCACCCACTGCCAGATCAAGAATCTGATCACGACGGCGATCGGCGTGAATGACGGATTCCGCGACGCCTGGATTGACAAATAA
- a CDS encoding ribulose-5-phosphate 4-epimerase/fuculose-1-phosphate aldolase (product_source=COG0235; cath_funfam=3.40.225.10; cog=COG0235; pfam=PF00596; smart=SM01007; superfamily=53639) — MIATAHARPETYDNSTQQIRIDLAAAYRLIHRLGLDDSIYTHISVRLPGRHDRFLINPYGMRFEEVTASNLVTVDLDGNIIDDPLGLGINPAGFTIHSAIHSARKDAMCVLHTHTVAGVTVSCQAEGLLPLNQWSMQFTDRLAYHDYEGIALDLDERQRLIADLGDKFVMILRNHGLLTCGRSVAEAFKLMHNMERSCRAQLSIQASGVEVVKPPAAVARKTAGQYASFYDSMEIEGKPDTEWAAFKRMLARTDPDFMN, encoded by the coding sequence ATGATTGCAACTGCTCACGCACGTCCTGAGACCTACGACAACAGCACCCAGCAAATTCGGATCGACCTCGCCGCCGCCTATCGGCTCATTCACCGGCTTGGCCTTGATGACAGCATCTACACTCACATTTCAGTGCGTCTTCCGGGACGGCATGATCGTTTTCTGATCAATCCTTACGGCATGCGCTTCGAAGAGGTCACGGCATCCAACCTTGTGACCGTCGATCTCGATGGCAACATCATTGATGATCCTCTCGGGCTCGGCATCAATCCCGCAGGCTTCACCATCCACAGCGCCATTCATTCAGCACGCAAGGACGCGATGTGTGTGCTTCACACGCACACAGTTGCAGGCGTGACCGTCTCCTGTCAGGCAGAAGGCCTGCTTCCACTCAATCAATGGTCGATGCAGTTCACAGATCGGCTCGCCTACCACGACTATGAAGGCATTGCGCTTGATCTGGACGAACGTCAGCGCCTGATCGCGGATCTTGGCGACAAGTTCGTCATGATCCTGCGCAATCACGGTCTGCTGACGTGCGGGCGTTCGGTGGCAGAAGCTTTCAAGCTCATGCATAACATGGAGCGTTCATGCCGTGCGCAGCTTTCGATCCAAGCGTCGGGCGTGGAGGTCGTCAAACCGCCAGCCGCCGTCGCGCGCAAAACCGCTGGGCAATATGCAAGTTTCTACGACAGCATGGAGATTGAAGGTAAGCCGGACACTGAATGGGCGGCCTTCAAACGAATGCTCGCACGCACAGATCCGGATTTCATGAACTGA
- a CDS encoding aspartyl-tRNA(Asn)/glutamyl-tRNA(Gln) amidotransferase subunit A (product_source=KO:K02433; cath_funfam=3.90.1300.10; cog=COG0154; ko=KO:K02433; pfam=PF01425; superfamily=75304): MNDQGPRTATEPALMSLTTVAKAIASKKLSSREVAQSCLDRIAQWEPALNAFMSIEADEALKAADAADAALAAGQKAGPLHGVPLAHKDMYYETGKVVTCGSIIRKNWVATTTSTALQRLKDAGTIRLGSLHMAEFAYGPTGHNAHYGAVHNPWAYDHITGGSSSGSGAAVAARLTFAALGSDTGGSVRMPSHFCGVTGLKTTVGRVSRAGAMPLSQSLDTVGPLARTAEDCALLLGLMAGADPADPTAISGDVPNYMAGLSLPLKDTTIGVPKSFYLDDLDAEVARVMDEALAVFKKEGVRVVEVDLPDQRQLTSASQLVLAVEAAAFHKAWMIERPQDYTPQVLMRLQNGLAVPAITYLEVMRWRGQALAEHLAATKGIDAVLAPIAPVPAPTIEDSDVGGKPGAEAVIQNLTRFTRPINYLGLPALAIPSGFSRNGLPIGLQLVGRPFDEATILRIGASFQRATDFHDKIPDKP, from the coding sequence ATGAACGATCAAGGCCCCCGAACCGCGACTGAACCGGCCCTAATGTCGCTCACGACCGTTGCGAAAGCGATCGCATCAAAGAAGCTCTCATCCCGCGAAGTCGCTCAATCATGCCTGGACCGCATCGCCCAGTGGGAGCCCGCCCTCAATGCCTTTATGTCGATCGAGGCTGATGAAGCCTTGAAGGCGGCGGATGCTGCTGACGCGGCCCTTGCGGCGGGACAGAAAGCCGGCCCGCTGCATGGCGTGCCGCTTGCGCACAAGGACATGTATTACGAGACGGGAAAGGTCGTCACTTGCGGCTCGATTATCCGCAAGAACTGGGTCGCGACCACAACCTCAACAGCGCTGCAACGTCTGAAGGATGCCGGCACCATCCGGCTCGGCTCGCTGCACATGGCGGAATTCGCTTATGGCCCGACCGGCCATAACGCGCATTACGGTGCGGTCCATAATCCGTGGGCGTACGATCACATCACAGGCGGATCATCATCGGGATCCGGCGCAGCCGTCGCTGCGCGCCTGACCTTTGCTGCGCTCGGCTCCGATACTGGCGGCTCGGTGCGAATGCCCTCGCATTTCTGCGGCGTCACCGGACTGAAAACCACAGTGGGCCGCGTTAGCCGCGCCGGTGCGATGCCATTGTCCCAGTCGCTCGATACCGTTGGTCCGCTGGCACGCACCGCCGAGGATTGCGCGCTGCTGCTCGGCCTGATGGCGGGAGCCGATCCGGCCGATCCAACAGCGATCAGCGGCGACGTGCCGAACTATATGGCTGGTCTAAGTCTTCCGTTGAAAGACACGACTATCGGTGTGCCAAAGTCCTTCTATCTCGATGATCTCGACGCGGAGGTCGCACGCGTGATGGATGAAGCACTTGCGGTCTTCAAAAAAGAAGGCGTACGTGTTGTCGAAGTCGATCTGCCGGATCAGCGCCAGTTGACATCGGCGAGCCAGCTCGTTCTGGCGGTCGAGGCAGCGGCCTTCCACAAGGCCTGGATGATCGAACGCCCGCAGGATTACACCCCGCAGGTGTTGATGCGTCTGCAGAACGGTTTGGCTGTCCCCGCCATCACTTATCTTGAGGTGATGCGCTGGCGCGGCCAGGCACTCGCTGAACACTTGGCAGCGACGAAGGGTATCGATGCCGTGCTTGCACCGATCGCTCCCGTGCCAGCTCCGACCATCGAGGACAGCGATGTGGGCGGCAAACCCGGGGCGGAAGCCGTGATACAGAACCTGACCCGCTTTACGCGCCCGATCAACTACCTCGGCCTGCCGGCGCTCGCTATCCCCTCCGGGTTCTCGCGCAACGGCCTGCCGATCGGCCTGCAACTGGTGGGCCGGCCATTTGACGAGGCGACAATTCTGCGCATCGGCGCCAGCTTCCAGCGCGCGACCGACTTCCACGACAAGATCCCGGACAAACCATGA